The following is a genomic window from Xenopus laevis strain J_2021 chromosome 2L, Xenopus_laevis_v10.1, whole genome shotgun sequence.
agtcagacactacttcctgcttttcagctctcttggtttacactgactggttaccaggcagtgaccaatcagagacttgaggggggccacatgggtcatatctgttgcttttgaatctgagctgaatgctgaagataaattacaaactcactgaacagaaatgtaccatgtggccccccttcaagtcactgactaactcagagttatagagctgaaaagcaggaaattggattctggctgttttattagacatctgttcactccagcctttatatattacatttttgccaaactatattagaaatattttttattttgcacagcctatgtatttatccagtttttcttttcacacattAATAGCTATCTTAGTAGTTTTGCAGCTTCCCAAGGCCTATGCTCAATTTAGTATTTGACTGCAGTTATGTCATAAAGTGATAACCGCATGGGTTGTGCTTCATCCTGTTTCCACTTCAGAAGTGTGTAAAATGCTGCCGGAGACTAGTTTTTGTTGAAGGTCTCAAGTCAATGAAAGGGACAAGACTTTTGGCAGTGGCTGTTAATATGCCCCTTGTGCATTTAAAGGTATGGGGTCATAATATAAGCGAGTGTTTAACAATGCCCTAGTgtggcccaaaaaaaaaaaaaaaaaaaaaatccttaaaagtattaaaatataaagCAGCTATAGGAGGAGAGAGTTAAACCAGCACCTTACCCAGAACACTTTGTTGAGTGCATAATTGGCAAGAcagtaggctgcagcagcagtgAGTGAAGGAACATACTTCAAGAACGGCTCCACTTCAAACAGTGTTAGTTCTGCCAAGTACTAAGAAGAGAGACACCAAAGTCAATTAGCAGGTAATTGCAGCATGCAGACTGTATTCTGGTTGACTTTTTTGCAACTATGTGCAGCTAGCAGAGTGTGGCCATTATGTCAGTCTAGTGCATTTTAATAGACCTAGACAGATTGCCATCTTTCAGAACAACCAGGGcatctcccccagccacccccctCTGCCTTGTTATTAACAGCCAATTGTCAACTTATCCACTCACAGCTTATGTCCTGCAGTGGTATAGCTGCTCTGACTAGTATGTGCAAGAATTAAGGACTAGCATTATGCATCAGCTGGCTTCTACACTTTTAGTAGTTACCATTGCAAGGTGCTCAGTCTTCACGCTGACTGCATGTCTCTGCAGGTACTGTAGAAGGAATTGGCTGGTTGTAGGTACAGTAAGGTCAAAGGCCAGAACCTTCAGCAGAAGGTGTTCCATGCGCAGAAGCTGTTTCTTGGAGTATGTATCGTCCGTTATGTACACAAACTCATCAACACCAGGAGGGTAGATTTCTTCATATTTTCTGAGAGTCAAGAACAAGTAGTTAATACTAGTCATATTGTGGTCAGTCCTTACTAAGAGTGGCCTGTGCAGTAGGTCAGTCTAAAAAGTGGAGTTCAGACTACAAGCACATGGTCATTTCTATAGCCATGCTGAGCCATTATCACCAAGTTTACCCATGTAATACAGCATCCAGTAGAGCTTGCTTCTAGACAAGCAACCAGTAAATATCTGTAGATTAGTTATAGGCATTAGACCTGTATACACTTGCAGCATTAAAGACTAAAAGGGATGCGTGTGAAGGGACAGTCAAGACTTGCATTCACTGGGTCTTGCTTTGTTAGCCACAAAAGCATTGTACAAGTAATGAGCTCTGCATAGAATATCAGGGCTGGGAATATAAATTGTAGGTGCATTCCATTTCAGATAATGGCACAAGTCATGATCCAGCCCTGATTGAGACAAATGTATAGTGTTTATGACACATGCAACATTTAAGTACACAACACCTATGATAGTCTAAGTACTTACGATGCTAGTAATATAGCTGCGGTTCCTACAAGCTGCAGCTTTCCCCGGAGTACAGACATGCATGACAGGAAGCGATCCAAATAATTCACAGCCAGATAAAGAGTCTCTGTGCGGAGCTTGTATTCTTCACCAACTTCTATTAGCCAGTCCACAAGTATTGTACGCATTGCCGATGTAATGTCTGGCTGCTTACGCATGTAATAAGCCTTCGGTCTGTTTTttaactggataaaaaataaaataattaagacaGATTCCCCAACTGAGAGACTAATGAATTTGGCCCACTACCCTGTACAGTAATCATTCATCTTTGCCAACATCATGCAGGTAATTTGACAAAACTGCCCTCAGATGTGGGGGTGTGCTTAAACCATTCCACCTGGTTTCCATTTTGAGAGTCAACTGAAGTGTGCTACACTTAGTATTGCGGAAATTCAGATCAGAAAGTAATATGGGGAGTTAGGATAAGACTGGAGCATAAGAATATTGAGAACAGCAAAGAGAATGAAATGAAAGCAGAGCAAAAGGGGATTGTGTTCCCTGGGATTCAGCTAAATGAGAGTCTAGGGCAGGAAGGTAACCAAGATCCAGGATGACCATACAAGATTTTTTGGGCAACTGCAAGTATATCAGCTGGTATAGAGGGACAGCATCATTGACCATTTGTATCCATGGGGAGGGGGGTGAGCCAATATCCACCTCATGGCTATGAGCCTTTTTGCCTGTATAGAAAGGAAATTTAGGAGATTTTGTTTGGCTATTGTAGGGGCAGTTTCCTCAACAGCAGCGTTTCAGGGTTTGGAGGAATAATGAGTGCCAGAATGAGACCAGTTTCCTCTAtcactttttttccagaatttaatTATCTTAGGGCAATGCCACACCCAACTGAAACTGGTTAATTTAGGTCTGGGTTAAAGGCAAGCTCTATTCTTTGGAGAGAAGTGTCTGGTTGGATTTGTCTGAAGTGTTTTAAGGGCTTGGCGAAAATctgaaaaacatttgttttaggcaTATTGAATGTAGCTTTCAGCTTGTCAAAGGTTAACAAATCTCCCTTTTCCATAACCTGCCCTAGGTATTTAATTTAGTATTGGGCCCAGATTGTATGGTCTGGGAATAGTTTGTAGTTGTGGGTTATACCAAAGATGCAGGTTGGTAGagtattgtttttcatttctctGGAAAAGTGAGATATTTTCCAGGTTTGGACCGTGGCTGTCATTAGTTGGGTAAGAGACTGTCTTTGgtacaaaatttttattttttaattttatatatttatttatttatttatttatttttttttttaagagcttCATTCAAGCTGGTAATTTGGGCTTCTAGGTTGGTGGCATTTTTGGGTGGAGGGGGTTGCCCACCACCAGGCATTAACTAGTTTTAGTGGCAAGATAGTAAATTGGGTGCTGCTAGACCCCCTGCATCCACTGGGAGCTGCAGGAAATTTACAGCAATTCAGGGGGGGGGTTGTTGCTACCCAGGATAGGGTAGTTAAGGAAAGCAGCTTTTTGGCATCATAATTGGGGCTtgcctaaaaaaaataatacattttgggaGCATGATCATCACACaccttttaatacattaaaaatgccTGGGCTACACTACATAGAGAAGCAATGACACCAACCATGAAAGCTAGAGTGCCCTTGTAATCAACACAATGCATGTAATTAATGTTGTCAAGCCTAAATACATGGCCTAAGTGCCAACATTCTGCAGGACTATAATAAAGAGGTGTCCTGCCCATAGAGCCTGCACAGTTGAGTAACAGTTATGAGTAGGTGAATGCAAATAAACCCAGATCTTACCTCAGCCTCTCTCAGGTACTGGTGAATCTCATCTATATATTCTGACACGGCTACAGCATCAGGATCCGTTATGGAGTCATCCTCTTGGCTTGTCTGGAAAGAGGCGTCAACCACCATTGGAGAAGCTGCAGAGACAATAGGCAATcagaactagaaaaaaataaaaagataaaaaataaaggtaaaagcTTCACATGGAGGACACAGACCTGCACTGATATCTAGAAGCAGGTGGATGTTCTGCTTCACAAGATTTGAATCCACTTCATCCAAACTGGGACAATCAACTTCAATTGAATAGGTTTCTGTGGGCTGCTCTGGCTCATCCACATAGACCGTAAAACTTGGCTTTGGAACAACAGGTGCTGGGTTTGCAGACAGGAATTTTCCAGGGAAAGGAAGAACATTTTCAATGCCAGGAAGACACTTTGCAGGGGCACCACCCTAAGGATAGGAACAGTAATTTTATACTCTGCATGGGGGGGAAGAAAGTAGCAACATGGTAAAGTACTTTAAGCCTACTTACCCGACTAATGGATCTTCCGTGTTGTTCGTTGTCACTTATCACCCCCAGCACAGTTCTTTGAGGCAAGTTAGGCTGGACTTCCACCTTGGCGAGGCACAGATTCTGGAACGCACTGCTGGCTCCCACCACAGAGGAGGTTGTAAGGATGTGGCCACTGGATACCATACTGCGCCTCATTTTCTTTCAGCTTTAGGTCAACTGGGGGTGTCATTTAATTTGCACATCCAGATCAGGAATGACAAGAACCCAAATTAGTTTACAGAAAGGACACACTCTATGGGGGGTTGCAAAGCCACAGTAAAACCCAACACTGGATGTTTCTTAATTAAGCAACTCAAAACATAAGATTAGGCAAGCGTAATTATGCTGAAAACAATGTTATTTGTCCCTTGAATCAGACCATTCTTCTAGGCTGCAAATAGTGCTTTCAGATCAGTTCAAGCAAATCATTCTGAAAACTATGTATAGCATTAGTCCCTTAGCACTGGGTCTTCAAACTCCACCCACTGGTTGAGGACCCCTTAAACCAAAGTATATTATATGTACACATACAACTTTGTTTCTCCTTATAATGCTGGGCCAACAGCCTCCCTACTTTTTAGGGtctcaagaaaagaaaaaaaaaaaaatggaaagcattaGTTGAAACTACTgcacattgttttgtgcttctttattTAGGCTGAGGCCTTCAGCAGTAATGCTCTGGTCCTCTGAAGATACCACTAGTAGTTCCACTACATGATCTGGCCCAATGTCCGTTGCCGGCGCATAGGAACTAACTCATTGCAGGAcacattaaaaatcatttaaaccaagTAAgaaggttttgcctccaatcagatgatcttagttagggtcaagtaTAAGGTACATTTGTATTAGAaaggaggaaatcatttttaaagaaagttaGAACTTCTTGAGTGCTATAGGAAAAGTCCTtcctgtaacttggagctttctggataaaggatatatatacacaagtcaACAATACTAATTGGGAATTCAGATAGACATTACATGGAATCttagtgcagtctgcatcaggaTTAAGTTATGCAGCCTCAAGCTTTTCGCCTTTTAGCCTGGTGTATGTGGTCCCATTTGCAAGCTTAGGTTCTTCCAAATAGAGAACACCAAGTACATgtggtgacaaaaaaaaaaaaaaaatttaaaacatttttagggtttgACCTAAAGTATTGACTGACTAGCTTATAGCTTGGCCTCTAACAAAACATCCAAGTAGGGAAACACCTAAACTGGCCCTGCCAAATAATAAAGTCCGCTTTTATAtgttaaagaaacagaaaaaaaaaaaaaaaaaagtaatgaaaatctcatgtagttttgccctgcactggcaaacctgtttgcttcagaaaaactactatagttcatataaacaagctgctgtgtagcaataatGGAAATTTGCGGGGGGGGACACTATATGGTACAGGTCAAATAGGAGATAACAGCACCATTTAGtggtacagagcttatctgctttgtaacccaAGCCGTTCTCctttgtatggctgcccccattgctacacagcagcttatttatctAAATAGTAGTAGAAAAAAAGCATGCCCCACACTGCATATTGGGCTGTTCACTCAACAcgtttcatggctctcgccacttcctcaggatctcctgaggaagtggcgagagccatgaaacgcgttgagtgaacagcccAATATGCAGTGTGGGGCATGCTTTTTTCTACTATCATTTTAAAATGCtggaataaaggtttatatttttaatttttctacttcctggattccttggtgctgcacctacaaactcaTTTAACGCATTGGAAGCAACCGTTGGGATCTTCGGTTTTGTGACATGCACAAGTGAATCCTTAgtacctggtaagtgctcccactattttttgcaagtttgtatataaatagtagtgtttctgaagcaaacagttttaccagtgccgaTCAACaccacattatatttatattaatttaaatataatttgatgTTAAAGCCGAAGCAAAACCCAGTTTCTGGCCTGAAAAGGGTTACTTTAGCTGCCCAATGACTAAACAGTAAGGAAGGCAGCACAACTTGTAATAGAGGCCCATTGATGGAAAGCCAATAGTATAAAGAAATTCCCCATTAAAGCTACTGGGATAATTTATGGAATTCCagcacaaaaaaaagtgtttttatgtaGGAAGCAAAATTAAAGTGTCCTCACGTGTAACAGGGAGACCAGAGCTGCAGTGAGTGTGATGTAACTTAAACCACAACTCTCAACATCTTCATCAGCCAagtaccagtgttggactggcccacagggataccaggaaaagtcccgatgggcccaggtgtcagtgggccctcaggctgctaaacttttggcctatttcatggtcattccctatttctatgagatcAAAGAGGCtaaaaatagatggaataatagattatagtatgtagagaaaaaaaagctaaaatagaggatgagtgaggagaggaagaaaatcaTGCTGAGGGGGGTCCCCTGATctgaggttttttggtgggcccttggtgtcccagtccaacactgcctagTTCTATGGGCAGGACAGTTGTAGTCTACAGATTAAGGGCCACAGGTTATTCTCTCGTTAGTAGGCAAGATGCtgcagaactgcaactcccaatAAATATACCACATATACACAATCCCCTTTTAATCAGGCAGCAAATATGCCTCCACATTAAATGGCAAGTCAACCTCAAATTAAGTGTATTAAAAGAGAAcctaaattctaagcaactttccaatatacgtgTATTTAAGTGATTTTAAAGGTACTTGTACAgtaataattgctattgaaatcaacATTTGCTTAATGCCTGGTTGttaactttttaaataatgttgcaaaagtcttagttccccagcagcaaagacaggtctgttaatcagctgccttgtcttacattgtatcaacagtctgagccaccagggcagagaatagaaaggggcagacactgctttcaatagaatatatatatatatatatatatatatatatatatatatatatattaaaaaacggTAGAAAAGATGTAATGAACATATATTGTAAAGTTTGGTTTCGgggttaactttccctttaatgagcCTCCTACTCCGGCTAAACTGGAACCTGTTCGCATAAGGCAGCGGTTCAACTCCTCCAATTTAACAACCTATAATAATAACCAGGAGCAATCCCTTACCTGCTGCACCAACAAGCACCCAGCTCAGATCTCGCACCTTCCCTACTCCCAGCAGGGCCGGGGATTTTATGCTAAGCAGGGAATTGGGGGCAGCTGATGAGCGGGGTCGGTGATTGGAGCTGGGGGTGTTTGTGCATCTGTCCGAGTCCCGCTGCTTCTGCTCAAGCACGTAACTACTCCGGTGATTTCAATTGACCCGCGGTTAGGGAACCTGTCCAATCAGAGGCCGCTCAGCTGGGCGTCACGTGGGGCGATCTCCTTAACAACCAAGAAGCGGCGTGAAAGCCTGACAGGAGCAGAGGGTTCAAGGCACCATAACAACCAGTGACAGCTGTCAGGGCTGTGATAATAACTGATCATCAGGGGCTTGTTCTTGTTCCCTTAATTGACCCGCGCCTATGTGTCAGACTCAAActactactgtatattaaatgtttTCTATCACCCAAATACAAGGGACACTTGCTCGACACTCACTTGGGTGTTTTATATAGAAGACTTCGGTCCTCTGGTTTGAACCATTAGTCaactgaagggggggggggtagaagcTTGAGCGATTTATTTGGCTTCACTTCATGAGGTTGTGTCATACTGTTGTGTCACATGATCCCCCCTAGTAATGAACTGCACCCCGAGATAGCTATGTAATTGAAGCTACCGAGGGACACGATGTAAAGTGCCCTctattgataaaatggagtctatagagaATGACAACAAGTTCCTCAGACAGGGAGTGAAAGCGGCTCCCCCAGACAGGATAATGGCGCTGTAGTGGCTTCAGCCAATAGAATGTCAGCAGTAGAAATTGAGTGAGTAGAGGTCCATCTGATGCCCCGCGCCTGGAGAGGGAAGTAAGGCGGCTTGTGGGCGGGGCCACCGCGCTCTGAGGGGACattgacagcagcagcagcagcagcagcagcagggagcGGGCTGGGGGAGTGCGGCGGCTTCTTAGTTACCCTGGAGGCAACAATGAAATGTAGCCGAGACCCGGTCATCACATTTTAAGCTTTTATTGTGCCCGCTGAGATCTGCCTAATTAAATTCACTTTCACACACACGGTTTGACCCTGTTGCTGGTCACTTATTTATGGCGCATATAATGCTTGTCTGCCAAATACTCACAGTTATATGCTTCTTTAACCCTTGCAGACACTGGGCAGGTGCAATCCTGGGGCAgagtcagactgggacaccaggggcccaccagaaagccttacaccggggcccactttccaaactattgttccttctctcctcactcaaccttttttattctcctagtcttttatcttaCATAATATGCTCAATTCtaccattattaaaggagaaccaaacccttgctaataaaaagtCCTACATGGACTCattgctccccccagcctacaaGGTGTTACCTTTGGTAaattcccctaactctttacttacccactcggtgcagattcagggcatcagagttcacgggcgccatcttcttctcttcgataatcttcAGAAAGTGAGCGGCGTCACggtacatgcgcagttggagcaaccttctgtttcgcgacaactcatgcgccaaaagtcacgaaaattgccaaagtgccggaagaagacccaaagattatcGCAGTGAAGAAGatgtgcccgtgaactccgatgcccttaATCTGCACCTAGGGGTAAGGGCGCACAGGCAGattcgcccggcaacaaatcttctcttcttcagggtgactaatctccccgaactgcctcccctgcctcccAGTCGGCACTTTAAGCGCTttgtttccaaagttgcctcacgaggaaaggaAACTTTggtcaacttcggaaaacaaatcgctccgagtgccatcctgccagcgatggcaggggaggcagttctgggagataaattatcctgaagaagaggaaattttttgccggcgactagtctcccctaactgcctgtgtgccctgacccctcATTTAGTTTGTATTATACATTTCTAATTACTGAGTTTTTAGCTGCACATATTGGACTCCTTTGACCTGGCACTGTGCTGGTAGCTAGGTAGTAGTGATGTACGGGTCAGGAAAAATCCGACCCGCACCGACCTAACCAGCCCTCCCTCAACCTGCGCCCAGCGCGCATCTATAAAAATGGAAGTTGGAAGCCACCAGTGCAAGGTGGCGgacagggagagcaggaagaagagctcaacccacttggaaatgggggtgcgaggtcggccctaACCCGCGGGttccggcccgcacatcactactaggtaGGAAGGCAGCGAGTGGTCAATATCCAAATATACTATTTAAACACCAACCAAGGGatatgttcatttaaaaaaatcaacaattgTGTTTAAGGACTAAACTCCAAACATAAAGGAATTGATACAAATATCTGATGTGTAAACTGCATAGAAAGTTTTCCATCTGATGTAACAAGACTGTCGGATACGAATGCTGCTTGCTgcaacttcatctaatgagataAAATCTGAGGGTGTctcacagacttttttttttctaaatgaaaaacaTTGACTTTAGGATGAAGATGCATGAACAAATtacaccatctgactttatctgatccgactttacaGTCTAGCaatagggggatcagattttgtaggatcctacaaatcCTGTCATGTTGCATGGTGTTGGATGGCAAGATCTGGTAAAATCTGACCCCCACAATCATCAGTGGTAGTTTTACCCTTAAAGGCGAACTATTTGGAAAACGAAAATTTAATAACTTTAagcatactgaaaaaagaaactttctgaatacaatcaattacgaattctgtaccatttctgaaataatcaagtttatgttcactattcctctctcagcatcgtatctcttctttctctcttcatgcagcagaagGGTgacagtcattgacagttagatccaatatatcttatggggggggggcttcctttcctagcagatgaattagagctcactctattaaaatcaccagacattatgtttctctacatgcaggatttgtgcaaaaggcaattatttgagtgagctctaatacatctgctaggaaaggaagccctccctataaaatatattggatctaactgtcaatgacacccaactcccgcatgaagac
Proteins encoded in this region:
- the ccna1.L gene encoding cyclin A1 L homeolog (The RefSeq protein has 2 substitutions compared to this genomic sequence) encodes the protein MRRSMVSSGHILTTSSVVGASSAFQNRCLAKVEVQPNLPQRTVLGVISDNEQHRRSISRGGAPAKCLPGIENVLPFPGKFLSANPAPVVPKPSFTVYVDEPEQPTETYSIEVDCPSLDEVDSNLVKQNIHLLLDISAASPMVVDASFQTSQEDDSITDPDAVAVSEYIDEIHQYLREAELKNRPKAYYMRKQPDITSAMRTILVDWLIEVGEEYKLRTETLYLAVNYLDRFLSCMSVLRGKLQLVGTAAILLASKYEEIYPPGVDEFVYITDDTYSKKQLLRMEHLLLKVLAFDLTVPTTSQFLLQYLQRHAVSVKTEHLAMYLAELTLFEVEPFLKYVPSLTAAAAYCLANYALNKVFWPETLEAFTGYTLSEIAPCLSDMHQACLHAPYQAQQAIREKYKTPKYMQVSLLEMPATLPLN